A window from Thiosulfatimonas sediminis encodes these proteins:
- the rpmB gene encoding 50S ribosomal protein L28, translating into MSKVCQVTGKRPAVGNNVSHSHRKTRRRFLPNLHSHRFWSEAESRFVKLRVSAAGMRNIDKNGIDAVIADMRSRGEKV; encoded by the coding sequence ATGTCTAAAGTATGCCAAGTGACAGGCAAGCGTCCTGCAGTCGGTAACAATGTTTCCCACTCTCACCGTAAAACTCGTCGTCGCTTTCTACCAAACTTGCATTCGCACCGTTTTTGGTCTGAAGCTGAGAGCCGTTTTGTAAAACTTCGCGTATCTGCAGCAGGTATGCGTAACATCGACAAGAACGGGATTGACGCTGTGATCGCTGATATGCGTTCACGTGGTGAGAAGGTCTAA
- a CDS encoding peroxiredoxin: protein MMEVTTSSGLPQLNAPAPAFDALTTHGRKTLEDYRGKWLILFSHPADFTPVCTTEFIGFQERKAQFDAMNCELLGLSIDSHHSHNAWTLNIKEKFGVEIEFPIIADLDMKVAQAYGMVHPGAADTSAVRATFMIDPQGVLRAMVYYPMSNGRQIDEFVRLVHAMQTSDANACATPENWRDGEKVIVPPPATIQQARERLASDEYECVDFYFCKKSL, encoded by the coding sequence ATGATGGAAGTAACAACTAGCTCTGGTCTACCACAACTTAATGCACCAGCTCCGGCATTTGATGCGCTAACAACTCATGGTCGTAAAACATTGGAAGATTACCGTGGTAAATGGTTAATTCTTTTCTCGCACCCTGCGGATTTCACGCCAGTTTGTACCACTGAGTTTATCGGTTTCCAAGAGCGTAAGGCTCAGTTTGATGCAATGAACTGCGAATTATTGGGTCTGTCTATTGACTCGCACCATTCGCACAATGCGTGGACCTTAAACATCAAAGAAAAATTCGGTGTTGAAATTGAATTCCCAATCATTGCTGACCTAGACATGAAAGTTGCCCAAGCTTACGGTATGGTTCACCCAGGTGCAGCAGATACTTCTGCGGTTCGCGCAACATTTATGATTGATCCACAAGGCGTATTGCGCGCAATGGTTTACTACCCAATGTCTAACGGCCGTCAAATTGATGAGTTCGTTCGTTTGGTGCATGCAATGCAAACGTCTGATGCTAACGCGTGTGCAACGCCTGAAAACTGGCGTGATGGTGAGAAGGTCATCGTTCCTCCTCCAGCGACTATCCAACAAGCTCGCGAGCGTTTAGCGTCTGATGAGTATGAGTGTGTCGACTTCTATTTCTGCAAAAAATCACTGTAA
- the mutM gene encoding bifunctional DNA-formamidopyrimidine glycosylase/DNA-(apurinic or apyrimidinic site) lyase, producing the protein MPELPEVETTRRGIAAACHNATIASMTLRTPKLRWEIEPALPALLAEQPILSLGRRGKYLLISTQPGTLLIHLGMSGTLRVLPHDTPVKKHDHVDILLTSGQVLRLNDPRRFGAVLWHPSQAGAIEQHKLLAKLAPEPFDPAFNGDTFYQQTRRRQMAIKTVVMNSAFVVGAGNIYANESLFLSRIHPQTPANNLSKAQCHRLVDTIKQVLASAIEQGGTTLKDFMSPEGKPGYFVQELRVYGRDGQACTQCGKCINKVIINQRASFFCAHCQPLKKPRKPL; encoded by the coding sequence ATGCCAGAATTACCCGAAGTTGAAACCACGCGCCGAGGCATTGCCGCTGCTTGCCACAACGCCACGATTGCGTCCATGACTTTACGCACCCCTAAATTGCGCTGGGAAATTGAACCAGCCTTACCAGCCTTGCTCGCCGAGCAACCTATTCTAAGCCTTGGTCGGCGGGGCAAATATCTGCTCATTAGCACGCAACCGGGAACACTGTTAATCCATCTTGGAATGTCCGGAACGCTTCGTGTTTTACCCCATGACACACCGGTCAAAAAACATGACCATGTGGATATCTTGTTAACAAGTGGACAAGTTTTGCGCCTGAATGATCCTCGCCGCTTTGGTGCCGTGCTTTGGCATCCCAGCCAAGCAGGGGCAATTGAGCAACACAAACTTTTAGCGAAACTGGCGCCCGAACCCTTCGATCCAGCTTTTAATGGCGACACTTTTTACCAACAAACTCGACGCCGCCAAATGGCGATAAAAACCGTCGTTATGAATTCCGCTTTTGTCGTCGGTGCGGGGAATATTTACGCTAACGAATCGCTATTTTTAAGCCGCATCCACCCGCAAACACCAGCGAATAATTTAAGCAAAGCGCAATGTCATCGTTTGGTGGATACAATCAAACAAGTACTCGCTAGCGCAATCGAACAAGGTGGAACCACCTTAAAAGATTTTATGAGTCCGGAGGGAAAACCCGGCTATTTCGTGCAAGAGTTGAGGGTGTACGGTCGTGATGGGCAAGCTTGCACACAATGCGGAAAGTGCATTAATAAAGTGATTATCAACCAGCGCGCCAGTTTTTTCTGTGCGCACTGCCAACCACTCAAAAAACCGCGCAAACCACTTTGA
- the modC gene encoding molybdenum ABC transporter ATP-binding protein — protein sequence MASLRGNLQLTLGDFVLDSNEFALPLDGITVIFGRSGSGKSTLLRALSGLDKRTRGTLYFADTLWQSGKQALPPQNRHIGFVFQDAALFPHMSVRQNLLYAVKRLPSHIQAADFDEIVSRVGMADKLDRSVNFLSGGEKQRVAIARALLARPQLLCMDEPLSALDWRAKAEMLSLIEEIVEAYQIPVLYITHSPAEVERLANQIVFMAGGHIERIESLQQALSRVDSPLFDDEGAVSVLQGKPLAISQGLRPLLMGDNTLWLADLSDLKKSQVRVRVLAKDVSLALSDPEQLSIINHLSAEVLELIAKPNHRILVRLALQDGQKLFAEITEHSAQRLNIRVGLPLFALIKSVALAE from the coding sequence ATGGCAAGTTTACGTGGTAATTTACAACTGACGCTTGGAGATTTTGTTCTGGACTCGAACGAATTTGCTTTGCCATTGGATGGTATCACGGTGATTTTTGGTCGTTCTGGTTCGGGTAAATCCACACTATTGCGAGCCTTGAGTGGTTTGGATAAACGCACCCGTGGCACCTTGTATTTTGCGGATACGCTTTGGCAAAGTGGCAAACAGGCGCTTCCGCCGCAAAATCGACATATCGGTTTTGTGTTTCAGGATGCGGCGCTGTTTCCGCATATGAGTGTAAGGCAAAATTTGTTGTATGCTGTGAAACGTCTGCCAAGCCATATTCAAGCCGCTGATTTTGACGAAATTGTCAGTCGAGTTGGCATGGCTGATAAGCTTGATCGCAGTGTAAATTTTCTCTCTGGCGGCGAAAAACAGCGCGTAGCGATTGCCCGTGCATTGCTGGCTCGACCACAATTGTTGTGCATGGACGAGCCGTTGTCAGCCTTGGATTGGCGCGCTAAAGCGGAGATGCTGAGCTTAATTGAAGAGATTGTTGAGGCTTACCAAATTCCGGTGCTGTACATCACGCATTCGCCAGCGGAAGTGGAGCGCTTGGCCAATCAAATTGTGTTTATGGCTGGCGGTCACATTGAGCGAATCGAAAGCTTACAGCAAGCCTTATCTCGAGTTGATTCACCGCTGTTTGATGATGAAGGCGCTGTGTCTGTATTGCAAGGCAAGCCCTTAGCGATTTCGCAGGGTTTACGTCCGCTGTTAATGGGCGATAACACCTTATGGCTTGCTGATTTAAGTGATTTAAAAAAATCGCAAGTGCGTGTCAGAGTGTTAGCCAAAGACGTCTCTTTAGCCTTATCGGATCCTGAACAGTTGAGTATTATCAATCATCTGTCGGCCGAGGTATTGGAACTGATTGCCAAGCCGAACCATCGTATTTTGGTGCGTTTGGCGTTGCAAGATGGGCAAAAACTGTTTGCTGAAATTACAGAGCATTCTGCGCAACGCTTGAATATCCGCGTGGGATTACCGCTTTTTGCGCTGATTAAATCGGTCGCGTTGGCAGAGTAA
- the rpmG gene encoding 50S ribosomal protein L33 — protein MRDKIKLKSTESAYYYTTDKNKKNMAGKFEIKKYDPIVRKHVLFKEAKIK, from the coding sequence ATGCGCGATAAGATTAAATTAAAGTCAACAGAGTCTGCTTATTATTACACTACAGATAAGAATAAGAAGAACATGGCTGGCAAATTTGAGATCAAGAAATACGATCCAATCGTTCGTAAACACGTCTTGTTCAAAGAAGCTAAAATCAAATAA
- a CDS encoding TIGR03643 family protein produces MEKLPLELDAQSISRIIEMAWEDRTPFEAIEINYGLNESKVIKLMRRELKPSSFKIWRERVSGRKTKHLSLRDKAVSRGYCATQYKIRRGW; encoded by the coding sequence ATGGAAAAATTACCACTCGAACTTGATGCGCAAAGCATATCGCGAATCATCGAAATGGCTTGGGAAGACCGTACGCCTTTTGAAGCGATTGAAATCAATTACGGGCTAAACGAAAGCAAGGTAATTAAATTAATGCGACGCGAGCTCAAACCAAGCAGTTTCAAAATTTGGCGCGAACGGGTCAGCGGACGCAAAACCAAACACCTCAGTTTACGCGACAAAGCGGTATCAAGAGGTTACTGCGCCACGCAATACAAAATCCGCCGTGGTTGGTAA
- the coaD gene encoding pantetheine-phosphate adenylyltransferase, with the protein MTITAVYPGTFDPITCGHVDLIERAARFYDCLIIAVAQNRNKNSLFTLEERVALATEVVAHMPNVKVLGFSGLLVDFVKSVDGSVLLRGLRAVSDFEYEFQLASMNRKLAPEVETMFMTPAEQYAFISSSLVREISALGGDVSEFVHPKVAAALRLKNAQLD; encoded by the coding sequence ATGACAATTACTGCTGTTTATCCCGGTACTTTTGACCCGATTACCTGTGGCCATGTTGATTTAATCGAACGTGCCGCGCGTTTTTACGATTGTTTGATTATCGCGGTTGCGCAGAATCGCAATAAAAATTCGCTGTTTACGTTGGAAGAACGGGTTGCCTTGGCGACTGAAGTGGTCGCCCATATGCCGAATGTAAAAGTGTTGGGTTTCAGTGGTTTGTTGGTGGATTTTGTTAAAAGCGTTGATGGCAGTGTGTTGTTGCGCGGTCTGCGTGCGGTTTCCGATTTTGAGTATGAGTTTCAATTGGCGTCGATGAATCGCAAACTTGCGCCTGAAGTGGAAACGATGTTTATGACGCCAGCAGAACAGTATGCATTTATCTCTTCTTCTTTAGTACGAGAAATTTCCGCTTTAGGGGGGGATGTCAGTGAGTTTGTTCATCCCAAAGTAGCCGCTGCATTACGTTTAAAAAACGCGCAATTAGATTAA
- a CDS encoding LysR family transcriptional regulator gives MGAQLDAIKLEQLSILLKAVELGNFAAVAQERNISASSISRTIQGLEDHLGFQLFERSTRHLQLTEAGAIYCESIKPGLDSLCQAQVKALDSQNIVQGTLRITLPPGFAEQKVIPLLKKFRKLHPQLKFDILIHNELLDLIRERIDLAIRIGHSPQTGLVVIPLNTIRLKLVATPELLQEHPIADIQDLKKAPAVHFLDFESWHFSLHDTPNIVHDVAIQKNIMANNAYAAREMCLHGLGVSLLPDWMIEDALAQGHLVEVLDTYSAAFDNNIYRINLVYPNTSYLPMKTRVFAEYLEQQLSALQFK, from the coding sequence ATGGGCGCACAACTCGATGCGATTAAATTGGAGCAGTTGTCGATCTTACTCAAAGCCGTCGAACTGGGAAATTTTGCGGCGGTTGCACAAGAACGCAATATCAGTGCTTCATCAATTTCAAGAACCATTCAGGGGTTAGAAGATCATCTCGGGTTTCAGTTATTTGAGCGCAGTACGCGTCATTTACAGTTAACGGAAGCCGGTGCAATTTATTGCGAATCGATAAAGCCTGGATTGGACAGCCTGTGCCAAGCCCAAGTGAAAGCTTTGGACAGTCAGAACATTGTGCAAGGCACTTTACGGATTACCCTGCCGCCCGGTTTTGCTGAGCAGAAAGTGATTCCACTGCTGAAAAAGTTCCGTAAACTGCATCCGCAATTAAAGTTTGATATTTTGATTCATAATGAATTGTTGGATCTGATTCGTGAACGGATTGATTTGGCTATCCGCATCGGCCATTCGCCGCAAACCGGTTTAGTCGTTATTCCGTTAAATACCATCCGCTTAAAATTAGTGGCCACCCCAGAACTGCTGCAAGAGCATCCGATTGCCGACATTCAAGACTTGAAAAAAGCACCGGCAGTGCATTTTTTAGACTTCGAAAGCTGGCATTTTAGCCTCCACGACACACCGAACATTGTGCATGATGTTGCGATTCAAAAAAACATTATGGCGAATAATGCTTATGCAGCACGCGAGATGTGTTTGCATGGTTTAGGTGTGTCTTTATTGCCCGATTGGATGATTGAAGATGCCTTGGCACAAGGCCATTTAGTGGAGGTTTTAGATACCTATAGCGCCGCTTTTGATAATAATATCTATCGCATCAATCTGGTCTATCCCAATACCAGTTATCTGCCGATGAAAACCCGTGTCTTTGCTGAGTACCTTGAACAGCAACTCAGTGCTTTGCAATTTAAGTAG
- a CDS encoding sensor histidine kinase, with product MMQQPPHANHFQHQMRRQSFDLVLHNGWNSLLGNFSLAVLSLMLVFSTATSLSLIVWSSVFVMIVLGRHWLGYHLTQKPKRSNSDVRLYGVMVYTTALMWGIFPWLFYQADQPLSLTILAIVIAGLIAGSVASLSAITAYIRGFLALTLLPLIALFLYQQQFEFVVFAIMMGFFGLFILNTASQFQHTLAHSIELNLQNQQLIDELVTAKQQAEEANQVKSYFMANISHELRTPLNAIVGFTDVLLTTPASNEQQHFLESIRDNATQLTQRINDILDFSKIEKQNFRITTGTHSPIENLEQTLQAFTAAAENKKILLEVEIEQPLPTALLFDAFYWKQVLSNLLSNALKFSNEHTRIEIKLFYHHDTERLYCSIRDYGVGIAIEKQQQIFEPFTQADNGSTRQYDGTGLGLSIAKELLTSMDGGIRLSSEIGQGSLFEFWISAPQVSNQGK from the coding sequence ATGATGCAGCAACCTCCACACGCCAACCATTTCCAACATCAAATGCGCCGCCAAAGTTTCGATTTAGTGTTGCACAACGGCTGGAACAGTCTACTGGGTAACTTTAGCCTCGCTGTCTTAAGTTTAATGCTTGTGTTTAGCACAGCGACGTCGCTCTCCCTCATCGTTTGGTCAAGTGTCTTTGTGATGATTGTGTTAGGCCGCCATTGGCTAGGTTATCACCTCACCCAAAAACCCAAACGTAGCAATTCCGATGTCCGTCTATACGGCGTGATGGTTTACACCACCGCGCTCATGTGGGGGATTTTCCCGTGGCTATTTTATCAAGCCGACCAGCCATTGAGCCTAACAATACTAGCGATTGTTATCGCTGGATTAATTGCCGGCAGCGTCGCATCATTATCTGCCATAACGGCTTATATTCGCGGCTTTCTGGCGCTGACACTACTCCCTTTAATTGCACTTTTCCTCTATCAGCAGCAGTTCGAATTTGTTGTATTTGCCATTATGATGGGCTTTTTCGGACTTTTTATTTTGAATACCGCGAGCCAGTTTCAGCATACCTTGGCACACAGCATCGAGCTAAATCTCCAAAATCAACAGCTGATTGACGAGCTGGTCACCGCCAAACAACAAGCCGAAGAAGCCAACCAAGTGAAAAGTTACTTTATGGCCAATATTTCGCATGAGTTACGCACCCCTTTAAATGCCATTGTCGGATTTACCGATGTTTTATTAACTACCCCTGCATCAAATGAACAACAACATTTTCTAGAATCCATTCGCGACAATGCCACCCAATTAACGCAGCGAATAAACGACATTCTCGATTTTAGTAAAATCGAAAAACAGAATTTTCGAATCACCACCGGCACCCATTCACCGATTGAAAATCTGGAACAAACTCTACAAGCGTTTACCGCAGCCGCTGAAAATAAAAAAATTTTGTTGGAGGTGGAAATCGAACAACCTCTACCGACAGCGCTATTATTTGACGCCTTTTACTGGAAACAAGTGCTGTCAAATCTGCTTTCCAACGCGCTCAAATTTTCTAATGAACATACTCGCATCGAAATCAAACTGTTCTATCACCACGATACCGAGCGCCTATATTGCAGCATCCGCGATTACGGTGTTGGCATTGCAATAGAGAAACAACAACAAATTTTCGAACCCTTTACCCAAGCCGATAACGGCAGCACTCGTCAATATGACGGTACCGGATTAGGGCTATCTATCGCTAAAGAGTTATTAACCTCAATGGATGGCGGCATCCGCTTGAGCAGCGAAATTGGACAAGGCAGTCTATTTGAGTTTTGGATTAGTGCACCGCAAGTGAGCAATCAGGGAAAATAG
- a CDS encoding HPP family protein produces the protein MPLISSLRANATLNRLYQIAAPTHINNSLSEKLYSALGGFIGIFAVAIISHHWAPAESIWLITASMGASAVLLFAAPHGPMSQPWPLLGGHLISALIGILFALYALPLLDPLLVMGLSVSLSIFAMYALGCLHPPGGATALTVILGAISAPSSIGFDFLLFPVLLNVLVILMIAVFFHSLSQKKYPVYFASEQSPIALQHTGLSHEEFLSALSKIDSFVDINEQELRRILELTQIGLSNQALSAANIANNRYYSNGELGKNWSVRQVIEVVEEDFTDGEKQRVIFKQKAGYQKLKTDCIALSEFIEWAAYEVEPAASGWQKKQRC, from the coding sequence ATGCCCCTTATATCCTCGTTACGTGCGAATGCAACACTGAATCGACTTTACCAGATTGCCGCCCCCACCCACATCAACAACTCGCTAAGTGAAAAACTCTACTCTGCGCTTGGCGGCTTTATCGGTATTTTCGCCGTGGCGATAATCAGTCATCATTGGGCCCCTGCCGAAAGTATTTGGTTAATAACCGCCTCAATGGGCGCATCGGCGGTTTTGCTTTTTGCCGCTCCGCACGGTCCAATGTCACAACCCTGGCCGCTGTTAGGCGGCCACTTAATTTCGGCACTGATCGGCATTTTATTTGCACTCTATGCGCTCCCCCTGCTCGACCCCTTATTGGTGATGGGGTTATCGGTTAGCCTGAGTATTTTCGCGATGTACGCTTTAGGCTGCTTGCATCCTCCCGGAGGAGCGACCGCGTTAACCGTCATTCTCGGTGCAATCAGCGCGCCTTCATCCATCGGTTTTGATTTTTTACTTTTTCCGGTGTTGTTGAATGTCTTGGTTATTTTAATGATTGCGGTCTTTTTCCACTCGCTAAGCCAAAAAAAATACCCGGTCTACTTCGCCAGCGAACAGAGCCCAATTGCACTACAACATACTGGTTTATCACATGAGGAATTTTTAAGTGCATTATCAAAAATTGACAGTTTTGTTGATATCAACGAACAAGAATTGCGGCGCATTTTAGAATTGACGCAAATCGGCTTATCCAACCAAGCACTTAGCGCGGCGAACATTGCCAACAATCGATATTACAGCAACGGCGAACTGGGAAAAAACTGGAGCGTGCGGCAGGTCATTGAAGTGGTCGAAGAAGATTTTACCGATGGCGAAAAACAACGAGTGATTTTTAAACAAAAGGCCGGCTATCAAAAACTCAAGACCGATTGCATTGCACTTTCGGAGTTTATTGAATGGGCCGCTTATGAAGTCGAACCCGCCGCTTCCGGCTGGCAGAAAAAGCAGCGCTGTTGA
- a CDS encoding TOBE domain-containing protein, which yields MQQPEQLVQSFLLGSKQTRSGQRRLELLNKVDSLGSLAQAAKACGITYKGAWQAVEAMTEAAGEKIVHTQKGGAGGGGMVLTPAGKQLLSAYLLFQEQMQSWMRHLEVLSPGMLSQLDIMRKISMKTSARNLFHGTVQSILSGEVNCEVIISVGKDTEVVAQITPSSLERLGLEIGSDVYALIKASWVILAEDIAGMRTSARNQFCGTIVELEQGAVNSDVTLELTSGNRISAIVTNGSVEALDLAVGGSACALIKASHVLLAVAD from the coding sequence ATGCAGCAGCCGGAACAATTAGTGCAGTCCTTTTTACTCGGTTCTAAACAGACTCGTTCCGGACAGCGTCGTTTAGAGCTGTTAAATAAGGTTGACTCTTTAGGTTCTTTGGCTCAAGCGGCCAAAGCCTGTGGAATTACCTATAAAGGGGCTTGGCAAGCGGTTGAGGCGATGACTGAAGCGGCCGGCGAAAAAATTGTGCACACCCAAAAGGGTGGGGCTGGCGGTGGCGGCATGGTACTTACCCCAGCGGGCAAACAATTATTAAGTGCTTACCTATTGTTTCAGGAGCAGATGCAAAGTTGGATGCGACACCTTGAGGTGTTGTCGCCGGGCATGTTAAGTCAGCTTGATATTATGAGGAAAATTTCCATGAAAACCAGTGCACGTAATCTTTTTCATGGCACCGTGCAATCGATTCTTAGCGGTGAAGTAAACTGCGAAGTGATTATTTCAGTCGGCAAGGACACCGAAGTGGTCGCGCAAATTACGCCCAGTAGTTTAGAGCGTTTAGGTTTAGAAATTGGCAGTGATGTGTATGCCTTGATTAAAGCCAGCTGGGTGATTTTGGCCGAAGATATTGCCGGTATGCGAACCAGTGCGCGTAACCAGTTTTGCGGTACGATTGTTGAGCTTGAGCAAGGCGCGGTCAACAGTGATGTGACCTTGGAGTTAACGAGTGGCAATCGAATCTCAGCGATTGTCACCAACGGCTCAGTCGAAGCGCTGGATTTAGCGGTTGGGGGGAGTGCTTGCGCCTTGATTAAGGCATCGCACGTGCTTCTAGCGGTTGCCGATTAA
- the modA gene encoding molybdate ABC transporter substrate-binding protein: protein MKKTVLLGLFSAAFALLTSGLAHAGSATIAVAANFTKTIEEIGEQFRQETGHELKFSFGPTGKLYAQIKNGAPFDAFFGADESRPLKTIADGIGVESSYFVYAQGQIALYSADYPVKTQPLEVLRKAEFKHLAMANPRTAPYGERAQAFLKSQGLYEGVKAKLVNGESIAHAFQYVATGNAPIGFIALSQIVDPQSPIFQKGEYWVVPQADYEPIKQGAIILKRGVDNVALQAFFDYLKTPKALEILHAYGYSTP, encoded by the coding sequence ATGAAAAAGACTGTATTGCTCGGGCTCTTTAGTGCCGCGTTTGCACTGTTAACCAGCGGCCTTGCCCATGCCGGAAGTGCGACCATTGCGGTGGCGGCTAACTTTACTAAAACCATTGAAGAAATTGGCGAACAGTTTCGCCAAGAGACGGGGCATGAGTTAAAGTTTTCTTTTGGGCCGACCGGAAAACTGTATGCACAAATTAAAAATGGCGCTCCTTTTGATGCTTTTTTTGGGGCTGATGAATCCCGTCCGCTGAAAACGATTGCCGACGGTATCGGGGTGGAGTCCAGTTATTTTGTATACGCACAAGGTCAGATTGCTTTATATAGTGCAGATTATCCGGTAAAAACGCAGCCCTTAGAGGTATTGCGAAAGGCCGAATTTAAACACTTGGCAATGGCCAATCCGCGGACGGCACCTTACGGTGAGCGCGCCCAAGCATTTTTGAAAAGTCAGGGGTTGTATGAAGGCGTCAAGGCGAAATTGGTGAATGGCGAAAGTATCGCGCATGCTTTCCAATATGTCGCAACCGGGAATGCGCCGATTGGGTTTATCGCCTTGTCGCAAATTGTCGATCCACAAAGTCCGATTTTCCAGAAAGGCGAATATTGGGTGGTGCCACAAGCCGATTATGAACCGATTAAACAAGGTGCGATTATTCTCAAGCGTGGAGTGGATAATGTCGCTTTGCAGGCGTTTTTTGATTATCTAAAAACCCCAAAGGCATTAGAAATCTTGCACGCTTACGGCTATAGTACGCCTTAA
- the rsmD gene encoding 16S rRNA (guanine(966)-N(2))-methyltransferase RsmD, with translation MSRQSRSARRPPPQTRDSLGAVRIIGGDFRGRKLPVILADGLRPTSDRVRETLFNWLQFEIAGARCLDAFAGSGALGLEALSRGAREVVFIDALPQVQQQLQQNLQRLQIGVERATVHCTNSLKWVQNPAPQAFDILFLDPPFHKNLMVETLDALFANGWLSEQSLLYLEQEKSLSWPTLPAGWVCLKEKSTPQVRYGLFAKAE, from the coding sequence ATGTCTAGACAATCTCGTTCTGCAAGGCGCCCACCTCCCCAAACGCGAGACAGTTTAGGGGCGGTGCGCATTATTGGTGGTGATTTTCGCGGCCGTAAATTGCCGGTGATATTAGCAGATGGTTTGCGCCCAACGTCTGACCGAGTCCGTGAAACGCTGTTTAATTGGTTGCAGTTTGAGATTGCCGGTGCGCGCTGTTTGGATGCGTTTGCGGGTTCAGGTGCTTTAGGTTTGGAAGCCTTATCGCGCGGAGCACGTGAAGTTGTTTTTATTGATGCCTTGCCGCAAGTTCAGCAGCAGTTGCAACAGAATCTACAGCGGTTACAAATCGGCGTGGAACGCGCAACTGTTCACTGCACCAATAGTCTGAAGTGGGTGCAAAATCCTGCGCCACAAGCGTTTGATATCCTGTTTTTAGACCCGCCTTTTCATAAAAACCTAATGGTAGAAACGCTCGATGCCCTGTTTGCCAACGGTTGGTTGAGTGAACAGAGTCTACTTTATCTTGAGCAAGAAAAAAGCTTGTCTTGGCCAACTTTGCCGGCGGGGTGGGTGTGCCTTAAAGAGAAAAGTACTCCGCAGGTGCGTTATGGGTTATTTGCTAAGGCGGAATAA
- the modB gene encoding molybdate ABC transporter permease subunit: MLEIFGVKVSLEPIWLTLEVAAWTTVILLLLGTPIAWWLARMQSSSKIVFEALVALPLVLPPTVLGFYLLIMFNPNGYVTEFLRFFGFEGQLTFSKTGLIIGSVFYSLPFTIQPLMHAFEAVPQKLLDAAATLRASVLDRFFTIVIPLSQRGFLVAATLTFAHTVGEFGVVLMLGGNIPGETRMVSIDIFDHVESLEYDQAHVLSALMLIFSLLVLMLVYGINRRFGVKVG; encoded by the coding sequence ATGTTAGAAATTTTTGGTGTAAAGGTTAGCTTAGAGCCGATTTGGCTGACCTTGGAAGTAGCGGCTTGGACCACCGTGATTCTGTTGCTTTTAGGGACGCCGATCGCTTGGTGGTTGGCGCGTATGCAGAGTTCTTCGAAAATTGTGTTCGAAGCTTTAGTTGCCTTACCCTTGGTGTTGCCACCAACCGTGTTGGGTTTCTATCTGTTAATCATGTTTAATCCAAACGGTTATGTAACCGAATTTCTGCGCTTTTTTGGTTTTGAAGGGCAGCTTACCTTTTCTAAAACGGGATTAATTATCGGTTCGGTTTTTTATTCCCTACCCTTTACGATTCAGCCTTTAATGCACGCGTTTGAAGCGGTACCGCAAAAATTGTTGGATGCCGCAGCCACTTTGCGGGCATCGGTATTAGACCGTTTTTTTACCATTGTGATTCCACTATCGCAGCGCGGTTTTCTGGTCGCGGCTACCTTAACCTTTGCGCACACAGTGGGTGAGTTTGGGGTGGTGTTAATGCTCGGGGGCAATATTCCTGGCGAGACTCGGATGGTGTCGATTGATATTTTTGACCATGTGGAATCTTTGGAGTACGACCAAGCGCACGTGCTTTCGGCGCTTATGTTGATCTTCTCATTATTGGTGCTGATGTTGGTGTACGGCATTAACCGTCGTTTTGGGGTCAAGGTGGGTTAG